A single genomic interval of Acidobacteriota bacterium harbors:
- the tal gene encoding transaldolase, whose product MNKLQELDAAGQSVWLDFIRRDMLNNGELVSLVEDGVRGLTSNPSIFQSAIATSAQYDRQIHRVINAGGSAESAFEELAVEDIQGAADVLAGIYDSSRGADGFVSLEVSPTIANDTTATIANAKRLWGRVDRPNLMIKVPATDAGIPAIEDLIADGLNINVTLMFSMDDYENVAMAFIRGLERRSDPTGVASVASFFVSRVDSAVDSALEAVGTDAALTLRGKIAVANAKLAYARYQELFEGPRFEDLAAAGARAQRVLWASTSTKNANYPDTLYVDALVGENTVNTIPPATLELFRDHGVIDPAALTTDVDEARSQIAELADVGIDFDTITADLQIAGVRSFADAFHSLLNTIREKLTLLAEA is encoded by the coding sequence ATGAACAAGCTCCAAGAACTCGACGCAGCCGGGCAGTCGGTGTGGCTCGACTTTATTCGCCGTGACATGCTCAACAATGGTGAGCTTGTCTCCCTCGTCGAAGACGGCGTGCGCGGGTTGACATCGAATCCGTCGATCTTTCAGAGCGCAATTGCGACGTCAGCACAGTACGACCGCCAAATCCACAGAGTCATCAACGCCGGCGGCAGCGCTGAGTCTGCGTTTGAGGAACTAGCCGTCGAAGATATCCAGGGAGCTGCCGACGTCCTCGCCGGGATCTACGACAGCTCGCGCGGTGCAGACGGTTTTGTTAGCCTCGAGGTCTCCCCGACTATCGCAAACGACACGACGGCCACGATCGCGAACGCAAAACGGCTTTGGGGCCGCGTTGACCGTCCGAACCTGATGATCAAAGTCCCAGCGACAGATGCTGGAATACCCGCGATTGAGGACCTCATCGCCGATGGTTTGAACATCAACGTCACTCTCATGTTTTCGATGGACGACTACGAAAATGTCGCCATGGCGTTCATTCGAGGACTCGAACGCAGATCCGATCCGACAGGCGTCGCTTCGGTTGCGTCATTTTTTGTGAGTCGTGTCGACTCAGCAGTCGATTCTGCCCTGGAAGCCGTCGGAACGGACGCTGCCCTAACGTTGCGTGGCAAAATCGCGGTGGCGAACGCCAAACTCGCCTACGCCCGATACCAGGAACTGTTCGAAGGCCCGCGATTCGAAGATCTTGCCGCCGCCGGCGCCCGGGCACAACGGGTGCTGTGGGCGTCTACTTCAACTAAGAACGCCAACTATCCAGACACGCTCTATGTCGACGCGCTCGTCGGCGAGAACACCGTAAACACGATCCCACCGGCCACGCTCGAACTTTTCCGAGATCACGGCGTGATCGACCCCGCAGCCCTCACAACCGACGTTGACGAAGCTCGGTCTCAGATTGCAGAACTCGCAGATGTCGGCATCGACTTTGACACAATCACCGCGGACCTTCAGATTGCTGGTGTACGTTCATTCGCCGATGCCTTCCATTCTCTGTTGAACACGATCCGGGAGAAATTAACACTTCTGGCCGAGGCATGA
- the galU gene encoding UTP--glucose-1-phosphate uridylyltransferase GalU, whose product MKPIKKAVFPAGGLGTRFLPATKAMPKEMLPVVDKPLIEYAMDEARLAGIEEFVFVTSRGKTAIQNHFDAHIELETTLAARGKNDVLAAINSSKPAPGQIAYVRQMEALGLGHAVWCARNFVKDEPFAVLLADDLINGDVPCLKEMVDVYNTYGGNVIALMEVPIEDTPKYGIVDPGDDDGRLVEIKGLVEKPEPSAAPSNLAIVGRYILQPEIIDILADATPGAGGEIQLTDAMLEMVGKQPFHGMRISGRRFDCGTKLGFLEANIAYALQREGELGPVRASVLQILEEF is encoded by the coding sequence ATGAAGCCAATCAAGAAAGCGGTTTTCCCAGCAGGTGGTTTAGGCACCCGATTCCTGCCGGCGACCAAGGCGATGCCGAAAGAAATGTTGCCGGTCGTAGACAAACCATTGATTGAATACGCCATGGACGAAGCACGGCTGGCTGGAATCGAGGAATTCGTATTTGTCACGAGTCGTGGAAAGACCGCCATCCAGAACCACTTCGACGCCCACATCGAGCTTGAGACAACCCTTGCAGCTCGCGGCAAGAACGACGTGCTTGCTGCGATCAACTCCTCAAAACCAGCGCCCGGCCAGATCGCCTACGTTCGGCAAATGGAAGCGCTCGGCTTAGGCCATGCCGTGTGGTGCGCGAGAAACTTCGTCAAGGATGAGCCGTTCGCCGTCCTGCTCGCCGACGACCTCATCAATGGAGATGTCCCGTGCCTGAAAGAGATGGTCGACGTCTACAACACCTACGGAGGCAACGTCATTGCGCTGATGGAAGTCCCTATTGAGGACACACCAAAGTATGGCATCGTCGACCCGGGAGATGACGATGGACGCCTTGTCGAAATCAAGGGTCTAGTCGAAAAGCCAGAACCGTCGGCGGCGCCATCGAACCTCGCCATCGTGGGGCGTTACATCTTGCAACCCGAGATTATCGATATTCTCGCAGATGCGACACCTGGTGCCGGTGGAGAAATCCAACTCACCGACGCCATGCTAGAAATGGTCGGGAAACAACCGTTTCACGGAATGCGTATCTCTGGGCGACGTTTTGACTGCGGCACAAAACTCGGGTTTCTCGAAGCAAACATTGCATACGCACTACAGCGCGAAGGAGAACTCGGACCGGTGCGTGCCTCCGTCCTCCAGATTCTCGAGGAGTTCTAA
- a CDS encoding peroxiredoxin — protein MRLDVGDQAPFFSQTDDAQNTVTLEDYAGRRLLIYFYPKAFTSGCTGESCDFRDRYELFLAGGYEILGVSPDTPEKLADFRTEYTLPFSLLSDPEHTMASAYGAWGIKVNYGREYEGLIRSTFEIAADGTISAAWYNVRAKGHAARIQREVLDG, from the coding sequence ATGAGGCTCGATGTCGGGGACCAGGCCCCGTTTTTTTCGCAGACTGACGACGCTCAAAACACCGTCACGTTGGAAGACTACGCAGGTCGTCGACTGCTCATCTACTTCTATCCGAAGGCATTTACGTCCGGGTGCACTGGGGAGTCGTGCGACTTCCGTGATCGCTACGAACTATTCCTCGCAGGCGGATACGAGATCTTGGGAGTCTCTCCCGATACCCCCGAAAAACTGGCCGACTTCCGCACTGAGTACACGTTGCCATTTTCGCTACTTTCAGATCCCGAGCACACCATGGCGAGCGCGTACGGTGCATGGGGGATCAAGGTAAACTACGGCCGTGAGTATGAGGGGCTGATCCGATCGACGTTCGAGATCGCTGCGGACGGCACAATCTCCGCGGCTTGGTACAACGTACGTGCAAAAGGCCACGCCGCTCGCATTCAACGAGAAGTGCTCGATGGTTAG